One part of the Mytilus trossulus isolate FHL-02 chromosome 11, PNRI_Mtr1.1.1.hap1, whole genome shotgun sequence genome encodes these proteins:
- the LOC134689966 gene encoding uncharacterized protein LOC134689966, whose protein sequence is MADDKYSKRIRGKMASTGRSKKADRMRKMNRKETVRGEDHDYGAVFVEGLSVNATDLEVGENVELGSSKPWFQGRRVVELDVLARSMNCEKCSSWLRLSDIKDEVIYGMASFLYISCPSSACQHISLVPTEKKSNGKGFDINYKVCLGSSKGMEPDMACSMIQRLAEDGYTVGTLHADIDATTQSRLPRSIIKKDDKTDVKKNLSKRLYGLSKNYKQLKSAKVIPYIVRCFMYTISKHQNSKQSMKTELATIVPHIFGHHEQCSPTWCTYVKDPTKFRFKHLPNGKALSGDKLREELDKLAQRYIERADRLLNLGSTQSNESFNNSVASFAPKNRFYGGTKSLKAMVSSAVMQKNEGYGWLSKVNKKSLLSPGHLTILHGIRKDRRRKLIRKTQSTTNFKRKRLTIKSKKLKDNQRESVKEGDTYGGEIEVQEHIDTETIPSKMKFGGEESVVVFDLESTGFKSDITQLAAFDGTTVFNEYVSPREVISPKISEITGLTFDFSCDQMYHHGKPVKSRDIQIVLLEFIEFISKKKKPILFGHNITSFDIPILMNKLRQHSLLSEFVLHIYGCIDTIKLTRRKFKTKDIGNHKQQTLVTKLLGVEYDDHNACADVTSLFQLLAHFEYSEKDVFRFNSALLTDSYIPLIWASHITKLTARRLAHSGLCLKHLQLAFNKDSENGLKSILLEHGFNAKTVTCFTKYFTCTEE, encoded by the exons ATGGCAGACGACAAGTATTCCAAACGTATTCGTGGAAAGATGGCTAGTACAGGAAGAAGTAAAAAGGCGGACCGTATGAGAAAAATGAATAGAAAGGAAACAGTACGAGGTGAAGACCATGATTACGGCGCTGTTTTTGTAGAAGGACTTAGTGTAAATGCAACTGATTTGGAAGTTGGGGAAAATGTTGAACTGGGATCCTCCAAACCTTGGTTCCAAGGAAGACGGGTTGTTGAACTAGATGTGCTGGCCAGGTCCATGAACTGTGAGAAATGCAGTTCGTGGCTCCGATTATCTGACATAAAAGATGAGGTGATTTATGGGATGGCtagttttttatatatttcgtgTCCAAGCAGTGCTTGTCAACACATCAGTCTGGTACCAACGGAGAAGAAGAGCAACGGCAAAGGCTTTGATATCAACTACAAAGTTTGTTTAG GATCAAGCAAAGGTATGGAGCCAGACATGGCATGTTCAATGATCCAAAGGCTTGCTGAGGATGGATATACGGTTGGGACTTTACATGCGGATATTGATGCTACAACCCAATCAAGACTGCCTCgttcaattattaaaaaagatgACAAAACAGATGTGAAGAAAAATCTGTCCAAACGTCTATATGGTCTGTCAAAAAACTACAAACAGTTAAAATCAGCAAAAGTAATTCCCTACATAGTGAGGTGTTTTATGTATACTATTTCTAAACACCaaaatagtaaacaatcaaTGAAGACAGAACTCGCCACTATAGTGCCACATATTTTTGGACACCATGAACAGTGCAGTCCAACTTGGTGTACATATGTTAAAGATCCAACTAAATTTAG aTTCAAACATTTACCCAATGGGAAGGCCCTTTCTGGAGACAAGCTGAGGGAAGAGCTGGACAAGTTGGCACAACGTTATATTGAAAGAGCAGATAGGCTGTTAAATCTAGGGTCAACACAGTCAAACGAAAGTTTCAACAACAGTGTTGCTAGTTTTGCCCCAAAAAACAG GTTTTATGGAGGAACTAAATCATTAAAAGCTATGGTGTCTTCAGCTGTGATGCAAAAGAATGAAGGCTATGGTTGGTTAAGCAAG GTGAATAAGAAGTCTCTACTCTCTCCTGGACATTTGACCATACTTCATGGAATTCGAAAGGATCGAAGGCGTAAACTGATTAGGAAAACACAGTCAACTActaatttcaaaagaaaaagactCACAATAAAG TCCAAGAAATTGAAAGATAATCAGCGAGAATCAGTAAAAGAGGGAGACACCTATGGAGGAGAAATAGAAGTGCAAGAACATATTGACACAGAAACTATTCCATCGAAGATGAAGTTTGGAGGAGAAGAATCAGTAGTAGTTTTTGATTTAGAATCAACAG GATTCAAGTCTGATATTACGCAGCTGGCTGCATTTGATGGAACCACTGTTTTTAATGAATATGTATCACCTAGGGAGGTTATTTCACCCAAAATATCAGAAATAACAGGattgacttttgatttttcttgtgATCAGATGTACCATCATGGTAAACCAGTTAAAAGCAGAGACATTCAGATTGTACTCCTGGAATTTATTGAGTTTATAAGCAAAAAGAAGAAACCAATTCTTTTCGGTCACAATATTACTTCGTTTGACATTCCCATATTGATGAACAAACTACGTCAGCACAGTCTTCTTTCAGAATTCGTGTTACATATTTATGGGTGCAttgatacaataaaattgacaagaaGGAAATTCAAAACTAAAGACATTGGAAATCATAAACAACAAACATTGGTCACAAAATTACTTGGCGTAGAATATGATGATCACAATGCATGTGCTGATGTCACAAGTCTATTTCAACTTCTTGCGCACTTTGAATATTCAGAAAAGGACGTTTTTCGATTCAATTCAGCTTTGCTAACAGATTCTTACATTCCCTTGATATGGGCCTCGCACATCACCAAGCTAACAGCTAGAAGATTAGCACACAGTGGACTTTGTCTGAAACATCTACAGTTAGCATTTAACAAAGACAGTGAAAATGGCCTCAAATCTATTTTGTTAGAGCATGGCTTTAATGCCAAAACAGTCACATGTTTtactaaatattttacatgtactGAGGAATAA